One Mus musculus strain C57BL/6J chromosome X, GRCm38.p6 C57BL/6J DNA window includes the following coding sequences:
- the Cacna1f gene encoding voltage-dependent L-type calcium channel subunit alpha-1F isoform X1 has translation MYPLGSPRKHQSWFLLTAFSPLPRLRKACHTLIHHHIFTSLILVFIILSSVSLAAEDPIRAHSFRNHILGYFDYAFTSIFTVEILLKMTVFGAFLHRGSFCRSWFNLLDLLVVSVSLISFGIHSSAISVVKILRVLRVLRPLRAINRAKGLKHVVQCVFVAIRTIGNIMIVTTLLQFMFACIGVQLFKGKFYSCTDEAKHTLKECKGSFLIYPDGDVSRPLVRERLWVNSDFNFDNVLSAMMALFTVSTFEGWPALLYKAIDANAEDEGPIYNYHVEISVFFIVYIIIIAFFMMNIFVGFVIITFRAQGEQEYQNCELDKNQRQCVEYALKAQPLRRYIPKNPHQYRVWATVNSAAFEYLMFLLILLNTVALAMQHYEQTAPFNYAMDILNMVFTGLFTIEMVLKIIAFKPKHYFADAWNTFDALIVVGSVVDIAVTEVNSSEDSSRISITFFRLFRVMRLVKLLSKGEGIRTLLWTFIKSFQALPYVALLIAMIFFIYAVIGMQMFGKVALQDGTQINRNNNFQTFPQAVLLLFRCATGEAWQEIMLASLPGNRCDPESDFGPGEEFTCGSSFAIVYFISFFMLCAFLIINLFVAVIMDNFDYLTRDWSILGPHHLDEFKRIWSEYDPGAKGRIKHLDVVALLRRIQPPLGFGKLCPHRVACKRLVAMNVPLNSDGTVTFNATLFALVRTSLKIKTEGNLDQANQELRMVIKKIWKRIKQKLLDEVIPPPDEEEVTVGKFYATFLIQDYFRKFRRRKEKGLLGREAPTSTSSALQAGLRSLQDLGPEIRQALTYDTEEEEEEEEAVGQEAEEEEAENNPEPYKDSIDSQPQSRWNSRISVSLPVKEKLPDSLSTGPSDDDGLAPNSRQPSVIQAGSQPHRRSSGVFMFTIPEEGSIQLKGTQGQDNQNEEQEVPDWTPDLDEQAGTPSNPVLLPPHWSQQHVNGHHVPRRRLLPPTPAGRKPSFTIQCLQRQGSCEDLPIPGTYHRGRTSGPSRAQGSWAAPPQKGRLLYAPLLLVEESTVGEGYLGKLGGPLRTFTCLQVPGAHPNPSHRKRGSADSLVEAVLISEGLGLFAQDPRFVALAKQEIADACHLTLDEMDSAASDLLAQRTTSLYSDEESILSRFDEEDLGDEMACVHAL, from the exons ATTCTGGGATATTTTGATTATGCCTTCACCTCCATATTCACTGTGGAGATTCTACTCAAG ATGACAGTGTTTGGGGCCTTCCTGCACCGAGGCTCTTTCTGCCGTAGCTGGTTCAATCTGTTGGATCTCCTTGTGGTCAGTGTGTCCCTCATCTCCTTCGGCATCCA CTCCAGTGCCATCTCAGTTGTGAAGATTCTCCGAGTCCTCCGAGTCCTGCGGCCTCTCCGAGCCATCAACAGAGCCAAGGGACTCAAG CATGTGGTGCAGTGTGTGTTCGTGGCCATCCGGACCATCGGAAACATCATGATTGTCACCACCCTCTTGCAGTTCATGTTCGCCTGCATTGGTGTTCAGCTGTTCAAG GGAAAATTCTACAGTTGCACTGATGAGGCCAAACACACCCTGAAAGAATGCAA GGGCTCCTTCCTCATCTACCCTGATGGAGATGTGTCACGACCTTTGGTCCGGGAGCGGCTCTGGGTCAACAGTGATTTTAACTTTGACAACGTCCTTTCAGCCATGATGGCCCTGTTCACTGTCTCTACCTTTGAAGGCTGGCCTGC GCTACTATACAAGGCCATAGATGCAAACGCAGAAGATGAGGGCCCTATCTACAATTACCATGTGGAGATATCAGTATTCTTCATTGtctacatcatcatcatcgcCTTCTTCATGATGAACATCTTTGTGGGCTTTGTTATCATCACATTCCGTGCCCAGGGAGAGCAGGAGTACCAAAACTGTGAACTGGACAAGAACCAG CGCCAGTGTGTGGAATATGCCCTCAAAGCTCAGCCACTCCGCCGATACATCCCTAAGAATCCTCATCAGTACCGCGTGTGGGCCACTGTGAACTCTGCTGCCTTTGAGTACCTCATGTTTCTGCTCATCCTGCTCAACACGGTGGCCCTAGCCATGCAG CACTATGAACAGACTGCTCCCTTTAACTATGCCATGGACATCCTCAACATGGTCTTCACTGGCCTCTTCACCATTGAGATGGTGCTCAAAATCATCGCCTTTAAACCCAAG CATTACTTTGCAGATGCCTGGAATACGTTTGATGCTCTCATTGTAGTGGGCAGTGTAGTCGACATCGCCGTCACAGAAGTCAAT AGTTCAGAGGACAGCTCCCGCATATCTATCACGTTCTTTCGCCTCTTCCGAGTCATGAGGCTGGTCAAGCTTCTGAGTAAGGGTGAGGGGATCCGCACACTGCTCTGGACATTCATCAAGTCTTTCCAG GCCTTGCCCTATGTGGCACTTCTCATAGCAATGATATTCTTCATCTATGCAGTCATTGGCATGCAG ATGTTTGGCAAGGTGGCTCTTCAGGACGGCACGCAGATAAATCGAAACAACAATTTCCAGACCTTTCCGCAGGCTGTGCTGCTTCTGTTCAG GTGTGCCACTGGTGAGGCCTGGCAAGAGATAATGCTAGCCAGCCTTCCAGGAAATCGATGTGACCCTGAGTCTGACTTTGGCCCAGGCGAGGAATTTACCTGTGGTAGCAGTTTTGCCATCGTCTACTTCATCAGCTTCTTTATGCTCTGTGCCTTCCTG ATTATAAATCTCTTTGTGGCTGTAATCATGGATAACTTTGATTACCTAACCAGAGATTGGTCTATCCTGGGACCCCACCACCTTGATGAATTCAAGAGGATCTGGTCTGAATATGACCCCGGAGCCAA GGGCCGCATCAAGCACTTGGATGTGGTTGCCCTGCTGAGACGCATCCAGCCCCCATTGGGATTTGGAAAGCTATGCCCACACCGAGTGGCCTGCAAG AGACTCGTGGCAATGAATGTGCCCCTCAACTCAGATGGAACAGTGACATTCAACGCTACACTCTTTGCCCTGGTGCGGACATCCCTGAAGATCAAGACagaag GGAACCTGGATCAAGCCAACCAGGAGCTTCGGATGGTCATCAAAAAGATCTGGAAGCGGATAAAGCAGAAATTGTTGGATGAGGTCATCCCTCCTCCCGATG AGGAGGAGGTCACTGTGGGAAAATTCTATGCCACATTCCTGATCCAAGATTATTTCCGAAAATTccggagaaggaaagaaaaggggctactaggaagagaggccccaacAAGCACATCCTCTGCCCTCCAG GCTGGTCTAAGGAGCCTGCAGGACTTGGGTCCTGAGATCCGTCAAGCCCTCACCTATGacactgaggaagaagaggaagaggaagaggcagtgggtcaggaggctgaggaagaggaagctgaGAACAACCCAGAACCATACAAA GACTCCATAGACTCCCAGCCCCAATCTCGATGGAACTCTAGGATTTCGGTGTCTCTACCTGTTAAGGAGAAACTTCCAGATTCTCTCTCAACTGGGCCGAGTGATGATGATGGGCTGGCTCCCAACTCCAGGCAGCCCAGTGTGATACAGGCTGGCTCCCAACCACACAG GAGAAGCTCTGGGGTTTTCATGTTCACTATCCCGGAAGAAGGAAGTATTCAGCTCAAGGGAACTCAAGGGCAGGACAATCAGAATGAGGAACAGGAAGTCCCTGACTG GACTCCTGACCTGGATGAGCAGGCCGGGACTCCTTCGAACCCAGTCCTTTTACCACCTCACTGGTCCCAGCAACACGTAAACGGGCACCATGTGCCACGCCGACGTTTGCTGCCCCCCACGCCTGCAG GTCGGAAGCCCTCCTTCACCATCCAGTGTCTGCAACGCCAGGGCAGTTGTGAAGATTTACCTATCCCAGGCACCTACCATCGTGGACGGACCTCAGGACCAAGCAGGGCTCAG GGTTCCTGGGCAGCCCCTCCTCAGAAGGGTCGACTGCTATATGCCCCCCTGTTGTTGGTGGAGGAATCTACAGTGGGTGAAGGATACCTTGGCAAACTTGGCGGCCCACTGCGTACCTTCACCTGTCTGCAAGTGCCTGGAGCTCATCCGAATCCCAGCCACCGCAAGAGGGGCAGTGCTGACAGTTTGGTGGAGGCT GTGCTCATCTCCGAAGGCCTAGGTCTCTTTGCCCAAGACCCACGATTTGTGGCCCTGGCCAAGCAGGAGATTGCAGATGCATGTCACCTGACCCTGGATGAGATGGACAGTGCTGCCAGTGACCTGCTGGCACAGAGAACCACCTCCCTTTACAGTGATGAGGAGTCTATTCTTTCCCGCTTTGATGAAGAGgacctgggagatgagatggCCTGTGTCCATGCCCTCTAA